A genomic segment from Bradyrhizobium diazoefficiens USDA 110 encodes:
- a CDS encoding type III PLP-dependent enzyme, translating into MTERIQEFLRNRRSEGRDTEPCLVVDLEVVRDNYQTFSKALPDSRVFYAVKANPAPEVLALLASMGSCFDTATVAEIEMALAAGATPDRISFGNTIKKERDIARAFALGIRLFAVDCAAEVEKIARAAPGAKVFCRILYDCAGAEWPLSRKFGCDPEMAVDVLDVAKRLGLEPCGISFHVGSQQRKVKAWDRALAMASQVFRDCAERGINLSMVNMGGGFPTKYLKDVPPVVTYGRSIFRALRKHFGNQIPETIIEPGRGMVGNAGIIESEVVLISKKSDEDEVRWVYLDIGKFGGLAETMDESIRYAIRTAHDGADMTPCVLAGPTCDSADVLYEKNPYPLPVTLEIGDKVLIEGTGAYTSTYSSVAFNGIPPLKTYHI; encoded by the coding sequence ATGACCGAACGTATTCAGGAATTCCTGCGCAATCGCCGCAGCGAGGGCCGGGACACCGAGCCGTGCCTCGTCGTCGACCTCGAGGTCGTGCGCGACAATTACCAGACCTTTTCCAAGGCGCTGCCCGACAGCCGCGTGTTCTATGCCGTCAAGGCGAACCCGGCGCCGGAAGTGCTGGCCCTGCTCGCCTCCATGGGCTCCTGCTTCGACACCGCGACCGTCGCCGAGATCGAGATGGCGCTGGCCGCTGGCGCTACGCCCGACCGCATCTCCTTCGGCAACACGATCAAGAAGGAGCGCGACATCGCGCGCGCCTTCGCGCTCGGCATTCGGCTGTTCGCGGTCGATTGCGCCGCCGAGGTCGAGAAGATCGCCCGTGCCGCTCCCGGCGCGAAGGTGTTCTGCCGCATCCTCTATGACTGCGCCGGCGCCGAGTGGCCGCTGTCGCGCAAGTTCGGCTGCGACCCGGAGATGGCCGTCGACGTGCTGGACGTCGCCAAGCGCCTGGGCCTGGAGCCGTGCGGCATCTCCTTCCATGTCGGCTCGCAGCAGCGCAAGGTGAAGGCGTGGGACCGTGCGCTGGCGATGGCCTCGCAGGTGTTCCGCGACTGTGCCGAGCGCGGCATCAACCTCTCCATGGTCAACATGGGCGGCGGCTTCCCGACCAAGTACCTGAAGGACGTGCCGCCGGTGGTGACCTACGGCCGCTCGATCTTCCGCGCGCTGCGCAAGCACTTCGGCAACCAGATCCCGGAGACCATCATCGAGCCGGGCCGCGGCATGGTGGGCAACGCCGGCATCATCGAGTCCGAGGTCGTGCTCATCTCGAAGAAGAGCGACGAGGACGAGGTGCGCTGGGTCTATCTCGACATCGGCAAGTTCGGCGGCCTGGCCGAGACCATGGACGAGTCGATCCGCTACGCCATCCGTACCGCCCATGACGGCGCGGACATGACGCCGTGCGTGCTCGCGGGACCCACCTGCGACAGCGCCGACGTGCTGTACGAGAAGAACCCGTATCCGCTACCGGTGACGCTCGAGATCGGCGACAAGGTGCTGATCGAAGGCACCGGGGCCTATACGTCGACCTACTCGTCGGTGGCGTTCAACGGCATCCCGCCGCTGAAGACCTACCACATCTGA
- a CDS encoding GNAT family N-acetyltransferase, which translates to MTAFRKPQVALTSKAAPFAIRAERAADVAAREALLDASFGENRHGRTCQRLRDGRAPASGLALSAVREGTLVGTVRLWHVSAGGRPALVLGPLAVDPACRELGIGAALMQQALAAARARGHAAVILLGDAPYYARFGFSAERTGALMLPGPFERDRLLAIEFQAGALDGAEGMIVPTGAALAKRRVVRPLQAHAA; encoded by the coding sequence ATGACTGCTTTTCGGAAGCCACAAGTCGCCCTCACTTCGAAAGCCGCTCCGTTCGCGATCCGTGCGGAGCGTGCTGCCGACGTCGCCGCCCGTGAAGCGCTGCTCGATGCCAGCTTTGGCGAGAACCGCCATGGCCGCACCTGCCAGCGCCTGCGCGACGGACGTGCACCTGCCTCAGGCCTTGCCCTGTCGGCTGTGCGCGAGGGGACACTCGTGGGAACCGTGCGGCTGTGGCACGTCAGCGCCGGAGGCAGGCCCGCTCTGGTCCTCGGACCGCTGGCGGTGGACCCTGCCTGCCGCGAGCTCGGGATCGGCGCCGCGCTGATGCAACAAGCGCTGGCCGCCGCCCGGGCGCGCGGGCATGCCGCCGTGATCCTGCTTGGCGATGCCCCCTACTATGCGCGTTTCGGCTTCTCGGCCGAGAGGACCGGCGCACTGATGCTGCCCGGCCCGTTCGAGCGAGACCGCCTGCTGGCGATCGAATTCCAGGCCGGTGCGCTGGATGGCGCCGAGGGGATGATCGTCCCGACCGGCGCGGCCCTGGCCAAACGGAGGGTGGTTCGCCCCCTCCAGGCGCACGCGGCCTAA
- a CDS encoding RidA family protein: MSRRLISTGSPFEKTAGYSRAVVDGDFAFVAGTTGYDYTTMTMPADVTSQSRNCFKTIEAALKEGGFEMADIVRVTYYLTDIKDADAHFAVCGEVLGDIRPAATLLVVSALYKPEMKVEIEATAKRRSA; this comes from the coding sequence ATGTCCCGTCGCCTGATCTCCACCGGCTCCCCGTTCGAGAAGACCGCCGGCTACAGCCGCGCCGTGGTCGACGGCGACTTCGCCTTCGTCGCGGGAACCACCGGCTATGACTACACCACGATGACGATGCCGGCCGATGTCACGAGCCAGTCACGCAACTGCTTCAAGACCATCGAAGCTGCCCTGAAGGAGGGCGGTTTCGAGATGGCCGACATCGTCCGCGTGACCTACTACCTCACCGACATCAAGGATGCAGACGCGCACTTTGCCGTTTGCGGCGAAGTCCTCGGCGACATCCGCCCAGCGGCAACGCTCCTCGTCGTCTCGGCGCTCTACAAGCCCGAGATGAAGGTCGAGATCGAAGCGACCGCCAAGCGCCGCAGCGCCTGA
- a CDS encoding homospermidine synthase, producing MSPASQIYAKITGPIVMVGFGSIGKGTLPLIERHLDYDKSRVTVIDPKDEGRKAHCEKHNVRFIQKGVTKDNYRELLTPLLTEGGGQGFCVNLSVDTGSTDIMELCNELGALYIDTVNEPWLGFYFDSSKGPEARSNYALREVTLAAKKARPAGSTTAVSCCGANPGMVSFFVKQALLNVAADLKLNAPKPKTKAEWADLMRQAGIKGIHIAERDTQRSKKPKEPDVFVNTWSVEGFLSEGVQPSELGWGTHEKWMPENARTHEAGCGAAIYLMQPGANTRVRTWCPTRGAQYGFLVTHNESISIADYFTVRDASGKAVYRPTCHYAYHPADDAVLSLHEMFGRAAKMQEKHHILDENEIVDGIDELGVLLFGHDNNAYWYGSQLSIEETRKLAPYQNATGLQVTSAVLGGMVWALENPNEGIVEADEMDFDRLLEIQLPYLGPVKGFYTDWTPLTDRPGLFPEDIDTSDPWQFRNILVR from the coding sequence ATGAGCCCCGCCTCGCAGATCTACGCGAAGATCACTGGTCCCATCGTCATGGTCGGCTTCGGCTCCATCGGCAAAGGCACGCTGCCGCTGATCGAGCGGCATCTCGACTACGACAAGTCGCGCGTCACCGTGATCGATCCCAAGGACGAGGGCCGCAAGGCACATTGCGAGAAGCACAATGTCCGCTTCATCCAGAAGGGCGTGACCAAGGACAATTACCGCGAGTTGCTGACCCCGCTGCTCACCGAGGGCGGCGGCCAGGGCTTTTGCGTCAATCTCTCGGTCGATACCGGCTCGACCGACATCATGGAGCTCTGCAACGAGCTCGGCGCTCTTTATATCGATACCGTCAACGAGCCCTGGCTCGGCTTCTATTTCGATTCGTCGAAGGGCCCGGAAGCGCGCTCCAACTACGCCCTGCGCGAAGTGACGCTGGCCGCCAAGAAGGCGCGCCCGGCGGGCTCGACCACGGCCGTCTCCTGCTGCGGCGCCAATCCCGGCATGGTGTCCTTCTTCGTCAAGCAGGCGCTGCTCAATGTCGCCGCCGACCTGAAGCTCAATGCCCCCAAGCCGAAGACCAAGGCCGAATGGGCGGACCTGATGCGGCAGGCCGGCATCAAGGGCATCCACATCGCCGAACGCGACACCCAGCGCTCCAAGAAGCCGAAAGAGCCTGACGTCTTCGTCAACACCTGGTCGGTGGAAGGCTTCCTGTCGGAAGGCGTGCAGCCGTCCGAGCTCGGCTGGGGCACCCATGAAAAATGGATGCCCGAGAATGCGCGGACCCACGAAGCCGGCTGCGGCGCCGCCATCTATCTGATGCAGCCCGGCGCCAACACGCGCGTGCGCACCTGGTGCCCGACCCGCGGCGCGCAGTACGGCTTCCTCGTCACCCACAACGAGTCGATCTCGATCGCCGATTACTTCACGGTGCGTGACGCCTCGGGCAAGGCGGTCTATCGGCCGACCTGCCACTACGCCTATCATCCGGCTGACGATGCCGTGCTGTCGCTGCATGAGATGTTCGGCCGCGCCGCGAAGATGCAGGAAAAGCACCACATCCTCGATGAGAACGAAATCGTCGACGGCATCGACGAGCTCGGCGTGCTGCTGTTCGGCCATGACAACAATGCCTACTGGTACGGCTCGCAGCTCTCCATCGAGGAGACCCGCAAACTGGCGCCCTATCAGAACGCCACCGGCCTGCAAGTGACCTCCGCCGTGCTCGGCGGCATGGTGTGGGCGCTGGAAAACCCGAACGAGGGCATCGTCGAAGCCGACGAGATGGATTTCGATCGCCTGCTGGAAATCCAGCTGCCCTATCTCGGCCCGGTGAAGGGTTTCTACACCGACTGGACGCCGCTGACGGACCGTCCAGGACTGTTTCCGGAAGATATCGATACCAGCGATCCCTGGCAGTTCCGGAATATTCTGGTGCGTTGA